A single genomic interval of Lewinellaceae bacterium harbors:
- a CDS encoding T9SS type A sorting domain-containing protein, which yields MMQRLLVTFVMVLVVLVGCYREDKPHLPRQSGAARSLDWWAQSRSYPYSKFYARTYMDAFETRKHQLEVRGPQEVHIAGWEPMGPKNIGGRTLTIAVDPNNPDILYAGSAGGGLWKSTTAGKSSLKNNGQFEFGWQQVPLGFPVVAVSSIAINPQNSNEIYIGTGEVYNMELTMPSIYDRFTRGTYGIGILKSTDGGKSWQKSLDWSQKEMRGVQDIVFNPQNPRSVWATTTEGVYVSHDAGKNWNRIRQISMAVDLIINPADTNIILVSHGSYLNANVSGIYRSVDGGLNFTHLTTGLPKDYTGRAALALAPSDPTLIYAYISNAEQGLGLFLSENTGDTWKKVSDRDIPQWQGWYSCDLVVDPRDAAVCYITGIDVYKSANKGTNVSHLSSWEAYRSGKVGILEEEGSVPVYVHADIHKAVIDPSDPNRVYFATDGGIFVTEDGGTTFAGLNGGYQTAQFYANFSSSSTDPYFAIGGLQDNGSAIYDGTFEWVKILGGDGMSTAIHPYNDNIVYGSIYYLYLYRSKDRGMTFNTVLPPTGLGEETAFNGPFELAPSDPNIIYAARQGLYVSENGGENWQTLTKNIDGKNLVIKIAIGPSDPSLLYVCTAPIDGEPAKVLRTSNGTSWQIMDELPDRIAMDVAIHPVDSRIAYVVFAGYNTKHIFKTSDDGQNWTSIDGNLPDIPVNTILIDPEQPEHLYIGTDIGVYYSLDQGQNWVPYNQGMPEIAMAMDLSISPSNRKLRVATHGNGVYQTDLIYQTSSTQPEWLNDAALKIYPNPVQQDLNLTLDLDESVNGHVVVYNLAGQPVITPLAQQLVAGPQSLQIPMASLPAGMYTCVLEGKTNAGLQVHIARKFLKQ from the coding sequence ATGATGCAGCGTTTGTTGGTAACATTTGTAATGGTTTTAGTGGTATTGGTTGGTTGTTACCGGGAGGATAAGCCTCATCTTCCGCGTCAATCCGGGGCGGCCCGGTCTCTGGACTGGTGGGCACAATCACGCAGCTATCCTTATTCCAAATTTTATGCACGCACCTACATGGATGCCTTTGAAACGCGGAAACATCAGCTTGAAGTCCGCGGACCACAGGAGGTGCATATTGCCGGATGGGAGCCTATGGGCCCCAAGAACATTGGCGGGCGCACTCTGACGATTGCCGTCGACCCGAACAATCCGGATATCTTATATGCGGGATCTGCAGGCGGAGGCTTGTGGAAGTCCACCACGGCCGGAAAGTCCTCCTTAAAAAACAATGGTCAATTTGAATTTGGTTGGCAGCAGGTACCGCTGGGCTTTCCGGTCGTTGCCGTTTCATCCATAGCCATCAACCCGCAAAATTCCAATGAGATCTACATCGGCACCGGAGAGGTGTATAATATGGAGCTGACCATGCCCAGCATCTACGACCGCTTTACCCGGGGAACCTATGGCATTGGAATTCTAAAATCAACCGATGGTGGTAAGAGTTGGCAGAAGAGCCTGGACTGGAGCCAGAAAGAAATGCGTGGCGTCCAGGATATTGTATTTAACCCTCAGAATCCCCGCTCCGTATGGGCAACCACCACTGAAGGCGTCTATGTAAGCCATGATGCAGGTAAGAATTGGAACCGGATCCGGCAGATCTCCATGGCCGTTGACCTGATCATCAATCCCGCCGATACCAATATCATACTGGTATCCCACGGATCCTATCTAAATGCCAACGTCAGCGGCATCTACCGCTCCGTGGATGGCGGTTTAAACTTCACCCATCTAACCACCGGCCTACCTAAAGACTATACGGGTCGTGCCGCGCTGGCACTGGCTCCTTCCGACCCTACCCTCATCTATGCTTACATTTCCAATGCCGAGCAGGGCCTGGGGCTATTCCTGTCCGAAAATACCGGTGATACCTGGAAGAAGGTTTCCGACCGGGACATCCCGCAATGGCAGGGCTGGTATTCCTGTGACCTGGTCGTCGATCCGCGTGACGCTGCCGTCTGTTATATCACCGGCATCGATGTCTATAAATCTGCCAATAAAGGGACCAATGTATCCCACCTTTCCAGCTGGGAAGCCTATCGCAGTGGCAAGGTTGGCATCCTCGAGGAAGAAGGCTCAGTACCGGTATACGTCCACGCGGACATCCATAAAGCTGTCATTGATCCCTCGGACCCAAATCGGGTCTATTTTGCCACCGATGGAGGTATTTTTGTCACTGAAGATGGAGGAACTACATTCGCCGGACTCAATGGCGGTTACCAGACTGCACAATTTTATGCCAATTTCAGCAGCTCTTCCACCGACCCCTATTTTGCGATAGGCGGACTGCAGGATAATGGAAGCGCCATCTACGACGGCACCTTCGAATGGGTCAAGATCCTGGGAGGTGACGGCATGAGTACCGCCATTCATCCATACAACGACAACATCGTTTATGGATCAATCTATTACCTGTATCTCTACCGTTCCAAAGACCGGGGTATGACCTTTAATACGGTTCTTCCGCCCACCGGGCTTGGAGAAGAAACAGCATTCAATGGTCCTTTTGAATTAGCGCCTTCGGATCCGAACATCATCTATGCCGCACGGCAGGGCCTGTACGTGAGTGAGAATGGGGGTGAAAACTGGCAGACCCTGACAAAAAATATTGACGGCAAAAACCTGGTCATTAAAATTGCCATCGGCCCATCAGACCCCTCACTATTGTACGTCTGTACCGCGCCTATCGACGGCGAACCAGCCAAGGTATTGCGGACATCCAATGGCACGTCCTGGCAGATCATGGATGAATTGCCCGACCGGATAGCCATGGATGTGGCCATCCATCCGGTTGATTCGCGCATTGCCTATGTGGTTTTCGCAGGATACAATACCAAACATATCTTCAAAACATCCGATGACGGACAAAACTGGACCTCCATCGATGGAAACTTGCCGGATATTCCGGTAAACACCATATTGATCGACCCGGAACAGCCCGAACATCTTTACATTGGCACCGACATCGGCGTTTATTATTCGCTGGACCAGGGCCAGAACTGGGTGCCCTACAATCAGGGCATGCCGGAAATAGCCATGGCCATGGACCTGAGCATTTCACCTTCCAACCGGAAATTGCGCGTGGCCACCCACGGCAATGGCGTCTACCAGACCGACCTGATCTATCAGACATCCAGTACCCAACCGGAATGGCTGAATGATGCCGCATTAAAAATATATCCGAATCCGGTTCAGCAGGATCTGAATCTTACCCTGGACCTGGATGAGAGCGTGAATGGTCATGTCGTCGTCTACAACCTGGCCGGACAACCGGTCATCACGCCGCTGGCCCAGCAACTGGTGGCTGGCCCGCAAAGCCTGCAGATCCCCATGGCATCATTGCCCGCCGGGATGTACACCTGCGTGCTGGAGGGAAAAACGAATGCAGGCCTGCAGGTGCATATCGCCAGGAAGTTCCTCAAGCAATAA
- a CDS encoding GNAT family N-acetyltransferase has protein sequence MSSPVWPVTSLTRQDIPLLQALQPKDWHDIRLVFSRHVGFDYFYAFVIKREDGLPVGVGEVILFGNTAWLGNIIVHPDYQRQGLGSLLTSHGIDYARRSHLTSIWLLATEQGAPVYQRLGFHSLGHYLFFNSDTGLTAPDTVRSRRLTPRDYSQVYRLDQQASGEDRKPMLKVALQDGTCTFTAGGHLTGFYLPHLGDGLIIASNPEDGLALLAYRQTTGKSYVVIPEANTWLCHYLSHRHHTLFRTAQLMALGSAKKVWHPEMVYSRIGGYAG, from the coding sequence ATGTCTTCACCTGTTTGGCCAGTCACCTCCTTAACCAGACAGGACATACCGTTGCTCCAGGCATTACAGCCGAAAGACTGGCATGACATCCGCTTAGTCTTCAGTCGCCATGTGGGTTTCGACTATTTTTATGCGTTCGTCATCAAGCGCGAAGACGGGCTGCCGGTCGGTGTCGGAGAAGTCATCCTATTTGGCAACACAGCCTGGCTGGGAAATATCATCGTTCATCCGGATTACCAACGTCAAGGCTTGGGCTCCCTCCTGACCAGCCATGGCATTGATTATGCGCGGAGATCACATTTGACCTCCATTTGGCTTCTCGCCACCGAACAAGGTGCGCCGGTATACCAACGTTTAGGCTTTCATTCGCTGGGCCACTATTTATTCTTTAATTCCGATACCGGTCTTACTGCCCCGGATACGGTCCGGTCACGACGATTAACTCCGCGTGATTATTCACAAGTGTACCGTCTGGATCAACAAGCCTCCGGAGAAGACCGGAAACCAATGCTGAAGGTAGCCTTGCAAGATGGCACCTGTACGTTCACTGCCGGCGGGCATCTCACCGGATTTTATTTACCCCACCTGGGGGACGGATTGATCATTGCCAGCAATCCGGAAGATGGTTTGGCTCTGCTGGCCTATCGCCAGACTACCGGAAAATCCTATGTAGTCATTCCGGAAGCGAATACCTGGCTTTGTCACTACCTTTCGCATCGTCACCATACCCTATTCCGCACCGCTCAACTCATGGCATTAGGCTCTGCGAAGAAAGTATGGCATCCAGAGATGGTGTACAGCCGGATTGGTGGATATGCTGGATGA